In Lysinibacillus sp. FSL M8-0337, the following proteins share a genomic window:
- a CDS encoding type I polyketide synthase: protein MNNDIENKYKEALLKAAKKIKELDLELKKSKEENEIAIIGYNCRFPGGANNSSLFWDKLSQGYDAVTNIKPERFPVEAFFSEDRKDKGKMYTRYGSFIDQDIKTFDNVHFEISALEAVSVDPQQKLLLEVSWEAMENAGLDIEEMKGSKTGVFIGIDAVDYVNREMMSGDIKDIGLYSLVGASSHSAAGRISYFYDFKGPAVSLSTACSSSLTAMNMAVDSLKSGQCDVAIVGGINLLLNPEPYVGLSQNSGLSPDGRCKTFDASADGFGRGEGCGIIILKRLSDAKRDNNSIEALVKGIYVGQDGKSNGFFAPNGLAEQRVIAETLKRTGLDVDDIDYIEAHGTGTSLGDFIEAQAICEVFKNRKAPIKVGSVKSNIGHLEAASGMASMIKVLLSLKHKQLLPSIHFKNPNPNIDWDKIQVVDKLTEWESKGKKRRAGISAYGISGTLAHLILEEAEHDENTPQTEKINLPESMVTISTKNKNVLIKAVSQMRDYLSISTEQLSDIAYSTNITRDKHEYRFAIVGNSKEQIIEEIDHVLKNEDSLAYYIGQAESKKKKIAFLFTGQGSIYKDAAREFYENSQAYRESFDLCDDRFKELLGISIKDTLFGANEELLTNALYSQPIIFSLEYALTKIWDSLNIKADYVIGHSVGEYAAACYVGMLSFEDATNMIAMRSRLMVSVTPNGKMVGVLVDELTMKEAILESGCKNVSIAAVNAPKNITVSGLSEEVDMVISQLHKKVRAFVNDLNIPYPYHSTAMEEYKEIYGESLAHVVCNKTPKSIISSVTGKLEDVGTFENKGYWTEHLEKTVHFMKAMQEVDKLGVSTFIEIGGNATLCGLAGQCLQNEDAIFVPSLRKGIGDYKQLLESLKSLYLNGMKIDWNSFYKNYNKKKIILPNYPFERKPLWKDKVTSVADTSNANLEQLLEKQNEQLMLQKQLLENIFK from the coding sequence ATGAACAATGACATTGAAAATAAATATAAAGAGGCCTTATTAAAGGCTGCTAAAAAAATCAAAGAGCTAGATTTAGAATTGAAAAAATCAAAAGAGGAAAATGAAATTGCAATAATTGGTTATAATTGTAGATTTCCAGGCGGTGCAAATAACAGCAGTTTATTCTGGGACAAATTATCACAAGGATATGATGCTGTTACAAATATCAAACCTGAAAGATTTCCAGTTGAAGCATTTTTCAGCGAAGATAGGAAAGATAAGGGAAAAATGTATACCCGTTATGGTTCCTTTATAGATCAAGATATTAAGACATTTGATAATGTGCATTTTGAAATCTCTGCATTAGAGGCAGTATCTGTCGATCCCCAGCAAAAACTTCTATTGGAAGTGAGCTGGGAAGCAATGGAGAATGCTGGTCTTGATATCGAAGAGATGAAGGGCAGTAAAACAGGCGTATTTATAGGAATCGACGCAGTTGACTATGTAAACAGAGAAATGATGTCAGGGGATATAAAAGATATTGGTTTATATTCACTTGTTGGAGCATCCTCTCATTCCGCTGCAGGTAGAATATCTTATTTTTATGATTTTAAAGGACCAGCAGTAAGTTTAAGTACTGCATGTTCATCGTCATTAACGGCGATGAACATGGCAGTAGACAGCCTAAAAAGTGGGCAATGTGATGTAGCCATTGTTGGAGGTATAAATCTGCTACTAAATCCAGAACCATATGTGGGATTATCTCAAAACAGTGGTTTATCACCAGATGGACGTTGTAAAACTTTTGATGCATCCGCAGATGGATTTGGCCGAGGCGAAGGCTGTGGAATTATCATATTAAAAAGATTAAGCGATGCTAAAAGAGATAACAACAGTATAGAGGCATTAGTAAAAGGGATATATGTCGGACAAGATGGTAAATCCAATGGTTTCTTTGCACCTAATGGGCTGGCAGAGCAAAGAGTGATTGCAGAAACGTTGAAAAGGACAGGGCTAGATGTAGACGATATTGATTATATTGAAGCCCATGGGACAGGAACTTCTCTTGGTGACTTTATTGAAGCACAGGCAATTTGTGAGGTATTTAAAAACAGAAAAGCACCCATAAAGGTTGGTTCTGTAAAGTCAAATATTGGTCATCTAGAGGCGGCATCTGGGATGGCAAGTATGATAAAGGTATTACTTTCCTTAAAACATAAACAGCTTTTGCCAAGTATCCATTTTAAAAATCCAAACCCCAATATTGATTGGGATAAAATTCAAGTAGTTGATAAGCTCACAGAATGGGAAAGTAAAGGGAAAAAAAGACGAGCAGGTATTAGTGCGTATGGCATTAGTGGAACATTAGCTCATTTAATACTAGAAGAAGCAGAGCACGACGAAAATACGCCACAAACTGAAAAAATCAATCTACCTGAAAGTATGGTAACGATATCAACAAAGAACAAAAATGTATTAATAAAAGCAGTTTCTCAAATGAGGGATTATCTTAGCATTTCAACTGAACAACTTAGTGATATCGCCTATTCAACAAATATTACAAGAGATAAACATGAATACAGATTCGCAATAGTTGGTAACAGTAAAGAGCAAATTATTGAAGAAATAGATCATGTGCTCAAAAATGAAGATTCACTGGCATACTACATTGGACAAGCAGAAAGTAAAAAGAAAAAAATTGCATTTTTATTTACAGGACAAGGCTCCATCTACAAAGATGCAGCAAGAGAATTTTATGAAAATTCGCAAGCGTATAGAGAAAGCTTTGATCTTTGTGATGATCGATTTAAGGAGCTCCTAGGCATTTCTATCAAAGACACTTTGTTTGGAGCAAACGAAGAACTATTAACGAATGCGCTTTATTCGCAACCAATTATATTTTCGTTGGAATACGCTTTAACGAAAATCTGGGATTCATTAAATATAAAAGCAGATTACGTGATTGGGCATAGTGTTGGCGAGTATGCCGCAGCATGTTATGTCGGCATGCTAAGTTTTGAAGATGCTACGAACATGATTGCAATGCGAAGTAGACTTATGGTTAGTGTGACACCGAATGGCAAAATGGTGGGCGTGTTAGTAGATGAATTGACGATGAAGGAAGCAATATTGGAAAGCGGATGTAAAAATGTATCAATAGCTGCTGTTAATGCACCTAAAAATATTACAGTATCTGGTCTAAGTGAAGAAGTTGATATGGTAATTAGTCAATTACATAAAAAGGTCAGAGCTTTTGTTAACGATTTAAATATTCCATATCCTTATCATTCAACTGCAATGGAAGAATATAAGGAAATATATGGGGAAAGTTTAGCGCATGTTGTTTGCAATAAAACGCCAAAATCAATAATTTCAAGTGTAACAGGAAAGCTAGAGGACGTTGGTACATTTGAAAATAAAGGGTATTGGACAGAACATCTTGAAAAAACAGTTCATTTTATGAAAGCTATGCAGGAAGTAGATAAATTAGGCGTTTCCACATTTATTGAAATCGGTGGTAATGCAACTTTATGTGGCTTAGCTGGCCAATGTTTGCAAAATGAAGATGCCATTTTTGTTCCATCACTTAGAAAAGGAATAGGCGATTATAAGCAGCTGTTGGAATCTTTGAAATCTTTATATCTTAATGGGATGAAGATTGATTGGAATAGCTTCTATAAAAATTACAATAAAAAGAAAATTATTTTGCCTAACTATCCTTTTGAGAGAAAGCCCTTGTGGAAAGACAAAGTAACTTCGGTAGCAGATACAAGCAATGCAAATTTGGAACAATTATTAGAAAAACAAAATGAGCAACTAATGTTACAGAAACAGCTTCTTGAAAATATTTTTAAATAA
- a CDS encoding DUF6790 family protein → MFFLVLWGLGIVTAVIDLYMKGFPSDPQLICSVILLHQFVVTFGLLGITGLLSNMIFAKQNAKMVGWPGGPFQIKYGFSQLGLGVMGVMCIWFRDGFWLGTIVAMYIYGISGLWSHWNVMKMNKKADADSIANIIMDIAYQTFITVLSIVIGGIWVIG, encoded by the coding sequence ATGTTCTTTTTAGTGTTATGGGGATTAGGAATTGTTACTGCGGTTATTGACTTATATATGAAGGGATTTCCATCTGACCCTCAGTTGATCTGTTCGGTAATTTTACTTCATCAGTTCGTAGTAACATTTGGACTTTTAGGGATTACAGGATTATTAAGTAATATGATTTTTGCAAAACAAAATGCGAAAATGGTCGGTTGGCCAGGTGGGCCGTTCCAGATAAAATACGGATTTTCACAATTAGGTCTAGGTGTTATGGGCGTTATGTGTATTTGGTTTAGAGATGGGTTCTGGTTAGGAACGATCGTAGCTATGTATATATATGGAATTAGTGGTCTTTGGTCACACTGGAATGTTATGAAAATGAATAAAAAGGCAGACGCGGACAGCATTGCAAATATCATAATGGATATTGCATATCAGACCTTTATAACCGTATTATCTATTGTTATTGGTGGAATATGGGTAATTGGCTAA
- a CDS encoding aminotransferase class III-fold pyridoxal phosphate-dependent enzyme: MKNLVLDETKTMSVIEELKEIVHIISAMEKEEIDEKKRLISYGLDSILLLTLAKQIHAKYKVEIPLDVFFTTLNTLQLIADYIAENGIVETVQEEETYEEVMDVIDALPEELHNPTNEVAYQNVGKLDMNMMVQVFNNQYDVMTKQNEILKVIASTTKVQNKGQKTKGAPKEASSAIAPTKSDDYYKPYKKLDFNKEDEVDELQLKYIKNIEQRINISTKNSKDRTQQYRNIYASNRNSAGFRPLYKEMLYQIIAEEGQGSKIIDIDGNTMIDLTMGFGVLMFGHSPEFVRKALRNELEKGMPVGPMGRLTGRVAQNISELAGVDRVFFCNSGTEANMFAVRVARAVTGKKKIVCFTGAFHGTYDGFLGMPNYLDDSNHTTTSLVPGITDSAVQDVVMLDFNSESSLNYIEQHCDTIAAVITEPIQSRRPDIQPKDFLLKLRQVTQDHNVALIFDEIITGFRIASGGAQEYFGVEADIVTYGKVIGGGMPIGVLAGKKKYLDSIDGGMWNFGDDSVPPNEDKRTFVAGTFCHHPMAMAATNAVLEYIKENKHTIYETLNLKTTNFVKELNQFFERENVDIRINQFGSLFRFTVNLEKEIFFYGLLEKGIYIWEGRNCFLSTEHSKEDIEYVIEAVKKTVYEMKEANFFNQ; the protein is encoded by the coding sequence ATGAAGAATCTAGTTCTAGATGAAACAAAAACTATGAGCGTAATAGAAGAATTAAAAGAAATTGTTCATATTATATCTGCCATGGAAAAAGAAGAAATAGATGAAAAGAAGAGATTAATTTCCTATGGTCTTGATTCAATCCTTCTCCTAACACTTGCAAAGCAAATTCATGCAAAGTACAAGGTAGAAATTCCGTTAGATGTATTTTTTACAACTTTAAATACGTTACAACTAATTGCAGATTACATTGCAGAAAATGGCATTGTGGAGACTGTACAAGAAGAGGAAACGTATGAAGAAGTAATGGATGTTATTGATGCGCTACCTGAAGAACTTCACAATCCTACAAATGAAGTCGCTTATCAGAATGTAGGAAAATTAGATATGAATATGATGGTGCAAGTGTTTAACAACCAATATGATGTTATGACGAAACAAAATGAGATTTTAAAAGTAATAGCTAGTACAACGAAAGTCCAAAATAAAGGCCAGAAAACAAAGGGTGCGCCAAAGGAAGCCAGTTCGGCAATAGCCCCGACAAAATCCGATGATTATTACAAGCCTTATAAAAAGCTAGACTTTAACAAAGAAGATGAAGTAGATGAACTTCAATTAAAATACATTAAAAATATTGAACAACGCATTAATATTTCTACTAAAAACTCTAAGGATAGAACTCAACAATATAGAAATATATATGCGAGTAATCGAAACTCTGCGGGCTTTAGACCTTTATATAAAGAAATGCTCTATCAAATTATTGCGGAAGAAGGCCAAGGTTCAAAGATTATAGATATTGATGGTAATACAATGATTGATCTGACGATGGGATTTGGGGTCTTAATGTTTGGACACAGCCCAGAATTTGTTAGAAAAGCATTAAGAAATGAACTTGAAAAAGGGATGCCTGTTGGTCCGATGGGTAGGCTTACTGGACGAGTAGCCCAAAACATTTCCGAGTTAGCGGGAGTAGACAGAGTATTTTTCTGTAATTCTGGAACAGAGGCAAATATGTTTGCAGTCAGAGTAGCAAGAGCTGTTACAGGTAAAAAGAAAATCGTGTGTTTTACAGGGGCTTTTCATGGAACTTACGATGGTTTTTTAGGAATGCCGAATTATTTAGATGATTCAAATCATACAACTACTTCATTAGTTCCAGGTATTACTGATAGTGCAGTGCAAGACGTTGTGATGTTGGATTTTAACTCGGAATCTTCTTTGAACTATATCGAACAACATTGTGATACGATTGCGGCCGTTATAACGGAACCAATCCAAAGCCGCAGACCAGATATTCAACCGAAGGATTTCTTGTTGAAATTAAGACAAGTAACACAAGACCATAACGTTGCCTTAATTTTTGATGAAATTATTACAGGTTTCCGAATTGCCAGTGGTGGAGCACAAGAGTACTTTGGTGTGGAAGCTGATATTGTAACGTATGGAAAAGTTATTGGTGGCGGAATGCCAATAGGTGTTTTAGCTGGTAAGAAAAAATATTTAGATAGTATAGATGGTGGAATGTGGAACTTCGGAGACGACTCTGTTCCTCCTAATGAAGATAAAAGAACTTTTGTTGCAGGTACTTTCTGTCATCATCCTATGGCGATGGCAGCTACGAATGCAGTGCTGGAATATATTAAGGAAAATAAACACACTATTTATGAAACATTGAATCTAAAAACTACGAATTTTGTCAAAGAATTAAATCAATTCTTTGAACGTGAAAACGTAGATATTCGTATCAATCAGTTTGGTTCATTATTTAGATTTACCGTAAATTTAGAAAAAGAAATATTTTTCTATGGTTTGTTAGAAAAAGGTATCTATATTTGGGAAGGGCGTAATTGTTTCTTATCTACAGAGCATTCCAAAGAAGATATCGAATATGTTATAGAGGCTGTAAAGAAAACTGTATATGAGATGAAAGAAGCAAATTTTTTTAATCAATAA